The following are encoded together in the Pygocentrus nattereri isolate fPygNat1 chromosome 3, fPygNat1.pri, whole genome shotgun sequence genome:
- the LOC108428958 gene encoding metalloreductase STEAP2, producing MDSISLMGSSPATTKSCFLPNGLKNGPREGPSKPTVAIIGSGDFSKCLAIRLLRSGIHVVVGSRQPKRAAEFFPHVVDVTHHEDAVGKASMLFLAIRREHYPSLWDIKHLLAGKVLIDVSNNRRVNQYPESNAEYLASLFPESTVVKGFNVISAWAMQSGPKDASRQVYICSNSVEARQQVIELARQLGFIPVDMGTLSSAKEIENMPLHLFSDWKGPVLTSVALSIFFFAYSFVRDIIHPYMKSRQSFFYKIPLEMVNRTLPVVAITLLALVYLAGQFAAAHQLFYGTKYRRFPHWLEGWLQSRKQLGLLSFFFACVHVLYSLCLPMRRSERYLLLNMAYQQVHANIENSWNEEEVWRVEMYVSFGIMSLGLLSLLAVTSIPSVNSALNWREFSFIQSTLGYISLLIATFHALLFGWKRAFEEEAYRFYLPPSFVVALVLPVTVIVGKGVLLLPCVAWRLKRIRRGCESSQRHADHERPAAHVSPERVTIM from the exons ATGGACTCCATTTCTCTGATGGGCAGCAGCCCTGCTACTACCAAATCCTGTTTCTTGCCCAACGGATTGAAGAATGGGCCCAGGGAGGGGCCCAGCAAGCCCACAGTGGCCATCATTGGCTCTGGGGACTTCTCCAAGTGTTTGGCTATTCGCTTGCTCCGCAGTGGCATCCATGTAGTGGTGGGTAGTCGTCAACCTAAGCGGGCAGCTGAGTTCTTTCCTCATGTGGTGGACGTGACCCACCATGAAGATGCAGTGGGGAAGGCCTCCATGCTTTTCCTGGCAATCCGCAGAGAGCACTACCCTTCTCTCTGGGACATTAAGCACCTCCTGGCTGGCAAGGTCTTGATAGATGTCAGTAACAACAGGCGTGTGAACCAATACCCTGAATCCAATGCAGAGTACCTTGCTTCCCTTTTCCCCGAGTCTACTGTGGTCAAAGGGTTTAACGTTATCTCAGCTTGGGCTATGCAGTCAGGCCCCAAAGATGCCAGTCGGCAG GTTTACATCTGCAGTAACTCAGTAGAGGCACGGCAGCAGGTCATTGAGTTGGCCCGGCAGCTTGGCTTCATCCCAGTGGATATGGGCACCCTGTCCTCAGCCAAGGAGATTGAGAACATGCCGTTACACCTGTTCTCAGACTGGAAAGGTCCTGTTCTGACCTCTGTGGCCCTGTCCATTTTCTTCTTCGCCTACTCTTTCGTTCGGGACATCATCCATCCTTACATGAAGAGCAGGCAAAGCTTCTTTTATAAGATCCCTCTGGAAATGGTCAATAGGACACTGCCTGTGGTGGCTATAACTCTACTGGCACTTGTGTATTTAGCAGGGCAGTTTGCTGCTGCACACCAGCTCTTTTACGGGACCAAGTATAGACGCTTCCCACATTGGCTGGAGGGCTGGCTGCAGAGCAGGAAGCAGCTGGGCCTGCTgagcttcttctttgcatgtgtTCATGTGCTGTACAGTCTCTGCCTACCCATGAGGAGATCTGAACGATATCTGCTACTCAACATGGCCTACCAGCAG GTCCATGCTAACATTGAAAACTCATGGAACGAGGAGGAGGTGTGGAGAGTGGAGATGTACGTGTCTTTTGGTATTATGAGTCTTggcctgctctctctcttggcGGTCACGTCCATTCCATCAGTAAACAGCGCCCTCAACTGGCGAGAGTTCAGCTTTATCCAG TCTACTCTTGGCTATATTTCCCTGCTTATTGCTACATTCCATGCCCTGTTGTTTGGCTGGAAACGGGCGTTTGAAGAGGAGGCCTATCGTTTCTACTTGCCACCTAGCTTTGTGGTGGCTCTGGTGCTGCCTGTGACAGTGATCGTGGGGAAAGGTGTGTTGCTGCTGCCCTGCGTGGCCTGGAGGCTGAAGAGAATCCGCCGTGGCTGTGAGAGCAGTCAGCGCCATGCTGACCATGAGAGGCCTGCTGCTCATGTGTCCCCAGAAAGGGTGACCATCATGTAA